The Nocardioides sp. S5 genome includes a window with the following:
- a CDS encoding response regulator transcription factor: MAEVLIIEDDDRIRPLLVRGLRECGHTVTSAPTGMAGLQLAVDSSPDLVVLDLGLPDVDGTQVLSMLRAVSAVPVIIASARADDPSLVGALDSGADDYVVKPFTSAQLDARVRAVLRRVQSGRQRPSTLTVGGLVLDLAGRRVHLDGTEVELTPREFDLLAHLAERPGEVVTKRDLLVEVWRQPWGGSDKTVDVHLSWLRRKLGETAAEPRYLTTVRGVGVRLTAPGEGA; encoded by the coding sequence GTGGCCGAGGTGCTGATCATCGAGGACGACGACCGGATCCGGCCGTTGCTGGTGCGCGGCCTGCGCGAGTGCGGCCACACCGTGACCTCGGCGCCCACCGGCATGGCCGGTCTCCAGCTCGCGGTCGACTCCTCCCCCGACCTCGTCGTGCTCGACCTCGGCCTGCCGGACGTCGACGGCACCCAGGTCCTGTCGATGCTGCGCGCGGTCAGCGCGGTGCCGGTCATCATCGCCAGCGCCCGTGCCGACGACCCGTCACTGGTCGGCGCGCTCGACTCAGGCGCGGACGACTACGTCGTGAAGCCCTTCACCAGCGCCCAGCTCGACGCCCGCGTGCGCGCGGTGCTGCGCCGCGTGCAGTCGGGGCGGCAGCGCCCCTCGACCCTCACCGTGGGCGGGCTGGTGCTCGACCTGGCCGGGCGCCGCGTCCACCTCGACGGCACCGAGGTCGAGCTGACCCCGCGTGAGTTCGACCTGCTCGCACACCTCGCCGAGCGTCCCGGCGAGGTGGTCACCAAGCGCGACCTGCTGGTCGAGGTCTGGCGCCAGCCCTGGGGTGGGTCGGACAAGACCGTCGACGTGCACCTGTCGTGGCTGCGCCGCAAGCTCGGGGAGACCGCGGCCGAGCCGCGCTACCTGACCACCGTGCGCGGCGTCGGCGTACGCCTCACCGCGCCCGGCGAAGGCGCCTGA
- the glnA gene encoding type I glutamate--ammonia ligase, whose translation MGKQEDFVLRALEERDVRFVRLWFTDVLGYLKSVSVAPAELENAFEEGIGFDGSAIEGFARVYEADMLAHPDASTFQILPWRGGMEGPQTARMFCDIRMPDGSPSYADPRHVLKRTLSAAADKGFTFYTHPEIEFYLFKDMPGKGDEPEPVDRSGFFDHTAQSRGADFRREAITMLEAMGISVEFSHHEGGPGQQEIDLRYADALTTADNIMTFRTVVREVALGQDIWASFMPKPFTTHPGSGMHTHVSLFEGDRNAFFEAGAEYQLSRTGRQFIAGILRHASEISVVTNQWVNSYKRLLGGGEAPSSICWGHNNRSAMIRVPMYKPNKGQSTRIELRTVDPACNPYLAFAVVLAAGMKGIEEGYELPREAEDDVWSLTERERKALGIAPLPKSLSEAIDVAETSELLAETLGEHVFDFFLRNKRAEWEEYRTQVSAFERDRMLPVL comes from the coding sequence ATGGGCAAGCAAGAGGACTTCGTACTCCGGGCGCTCGAGGAGCGCGACGTCCGCTTCGTGCGGCTGTGGTTCACCGACGTGCTCGGCTACCTCAAGAGCGTGAGCGTCGCGCCGGCCGAGCTCGAGAACGCCTTCGAGGAGGGCATCGGCTTCGACGGCTCGGCGATCGAGGGCTTCGCCCGCGTCTACGAGGCCGACATGCTCGCGCACCCGGACGCCTCGACCTTCCAGATCCTGCCGTGGCGCGGCGGGATGGAGGGTCCGCAGACCGCCCGCATGTTCTGCGACATCCGGATGCCCGACGGCAGCCCGTCCTACGCCGACCCGCGCCACGTGCTCAAGCGGACGCTGAGCGCGGCGGCCGACAAGGGCTTCACCTTCTACACCCACCCCGAGATCGAGTTCTACCTCTTCAAGGACATGCCGGGGAAGGGCGACGAGCCCGAGCCGGTGGACCGCAGCGGCTTCTTCGACCACACCGCCCAGTCCCGCGGCGCGGACTTCCGTCGCGAGGCGATCACCATGCTCGAGGCGATGGGCATCTCGGTGGAGTTCAGCCACCACGAGGGTGGCCCGGGCCAGCAGGAGATCGACCTGCGCTACGCCGACGCGCTCACCACCGCCGACAACATCATGACCTTCCGTACCGTGGTCCGTGAGGTCGCGCTCGGCCAGGACATCTGGGCCTCCTTCATGCCCAAGCCGTTCACCACGCACCCCGGGTCGGGCATGCACACTCACGTGTCGCTCTTCGAGGGCGACCGCAACGCGTTCTTCGAGGCCGGCGCCGAGTACCAGCTCTCCCGGACCGGGCGGCAGTTCATCGCCGGCATCCTGCGCCACGCCAGCGAGATCAGCGTGGTGACCAACCAGTGGGTCAACTCCTACAAGCGCCTGCTCGGCGGGGGCGAGGCGCCCTCGTCGATCTGCTGGGGCCACAACAACCGTTCCGCGATGATCCGCGTGCCGATGTACAAGCCCAACAAGGGCCAGTCCACCCGCATCGAGCTGCGCACCGTCGACCCGGCCTGCAACCCCTACCTCGCCTTCGCGGTCGTGCTGGCCGCCGGAATGAAGGGCATCGAGGAGGGCTACGAGCTCCCGCGCGAGGCCGAGGACGACGTCTGGAGCCTCACCGAGCGCGAGCGCAAGGCACTCGGGATCGCCCCGCTGCCCAAGAGCCTGTCGGAGGCGATCGACGTGGCCGAGACCTCCGAGCTCCTCGCCGAGACCCTCGGCGAGCACGTCTTCGACTTCTTCCTGCGCAACAAGCGCGCCGAGTGGGAGGAGTACCGCACCCAGGTCTCCGCCTTCGAGCGCGACCGGATGCTGCCGGTCCTGTGA
- a CDS encoding type 1 glutamine amidotransferase, whose translation MSTSRVLVVEHQESCPPHLVGTWLAEAGCALEVCRPYDGDALPALTAYDAVVVLGGEMSANDDDTVAWLGPLKAGIRDAVAAGTPLLGICLGHQLIAAALGGTVERNPRGQIVGLQPVGWSEDAAADDWVGARTGAEVAIHWNNDVVVALPDGAVVLARTPGGEVQAARFGPRAWGVQAHPEADTGVVTRWAESDRADHVALGLDQGAVLASIEEARPALEAHWQPLVALFAAIAEARR comes from the coding sequence GTGAGCACCAGCCGGGTCCTGGTCGTCGAGCACCAGGAGTCCTGTCCGCCGCACCTCGTCGGGACGTGGCTGGCCGAGGCCGGCTGCGCGCTCGAGGTGTGCCGCCCCTACGACGGGGATGCGCTGCCGGCGCTGACGGCGTACGACGCCGTGGTGGTGCTGGGCGGGGAGATGAGTGCCAACGACGACGACACCGTCGCGTGGCTGGGGCCGCTCAAGGCGGGCATCCGCGACGCGGTCGCCGCAGGGACCCCGCTGCTCGGCATCTGCCTGGGCCACCAGCTGATCGCCGCGGCCCTCGGCGGGACGGTCGAGCGCAACCCGCGCGGACAGATCGTCGGCCTCCAGCCGGTCGGCTGGTCCGAGGACGCCGCAGCGGACGACTGGGTCGGCGCGCGCACCGGGGCCGAGGTGGCGATCCACTGGAACAACGACGTCGTGGTCGCCCTGCCCGACGGTGCGGTGGTGCTCGCGCGCACCCCCGGCGGCGAGGTGCAGGCGGCCCGCTTCGGGCCGCGCGCGTGGGGAGTCCAGGCCCACCCGGAGGCCGACACCGGCGTCGTGACGCGGTGGGCGGAGTCCGACCGGGCCGACCACGTCGCCCTCGGCCTCGACCAAGGCGCCGTGCTGGCCTCCATCGAGGAGGCCCGCCCGGCCCTCGAGGCCCACTGGCAACCTCTCGTCGCGCTGTTCGCCGCTATCGCGGAGGCGCGCCGATGA
- a CDS encoding bifunctional [glutamine synthetase] adenylyltransferase/[glutamine synthetase]-adenylyl-L-tyrosine phosphorylase, translated as MTSSGHFVRLGFVDGAAAARGIERLGDAGRPLTDKLAATADPDAALEGLLRLAEALDEESTGSGAEMLAEVADDEGTAMRLCSVLGASTALTHHLVRHPDHWRELADPTLGSTRPAAYAVREAMLTAVGAEPGDAVPVAGRPDAEAVDALRVEYRRILLRLASRDLAHHVGIDDAAAEISDLAAATLEAALAIARARVGEAAASARLAVIAMGKCGGHELNYISDVDVVFVYEPAALESGETADDGVALRSATQLASHLMRICSDHTREGTIWPVDANLRPEGSQGPLVRTIASHRGYYEKWAKTWEFQALLKARPVAGDPDLGRAYEEVIEPLVWSAAERDGFVSDVQAMRRRVIDHIPAREAERQLKLGSGGLRDVEFAVQLLQLVHGRADPSLREGATLSALARLTDGGYVGREDGEKLHEAYAFLRTLEHRIQLHQLRRTHVLPDDEASLRRLGRSLGHFSEPAAQLDKQWRYHRREVRRLHEKLFYRPLLGAVAKLPGTEARLSLQAAEARLAALGYADPKAALRHLEALTSGVSRTSDIQRTLLPVLLEWFADSPDPDAGLFGFRRISESLGRTPWYLTMLRDEGEVAQRLAFLLGTSRYATDLLEREPRGVKMLGESLVPLSAEAAHVEMQAVLERADSPEAAVGAVRAVRRRELLRIACGELVAGTDVALVGQGLSRLTDATLQATLDIATESVRRQRGLDAVPTRIAVVAMGRYGGFELSYGSDADVMFVHDPVDGAEAQVAASFAQAVVSELRRLLSLPASDPPLEVDPDLRPEGKNGPMVRTVESYASYYAKWSHVWEFQALLRADAVVGDEDLRRRFTELIDPIRFPTEGLSESDVIEVRRIKARVDDERLPRGADRHTHLKLGRGGLADVEWTVQLLQMRHAGRVEGLRTPQTLTALEAATEAELISAADAETLAEAWRLVSRVRNAVTLVRGRPSDQLPRDARERAAVARVLGYPPDSSDQMVNDYLRTTRRAHAVVERVFWE; from the coding sequence ATGACCTCCTCGGGTCACTTCGTGCGGCTCGGCTTCGTGGACGGGGCCGCGGCCGCCCGGGGCATCGAGCGCCTCGGTGACGCCGGGCGGCCGCTGACCGACAAGCTCGCCGCCACCGCCGACCCCGACGCCGCGCTCGAGGGACTGCTGCGGCTCGCCGAGGCCCTCGACGAGGAGTCGACGGGCTCGGGTGCCGAGATGCTGGCCGAGGTCGCCGACGACGAGGGCACCGCGATGCGGCTGTGCAGCGTGCTGGGCGCGAGCACCGCGCTGACCCACCACCTGGTGCGCCATCCCGACCACTGGCGCGAGCTCGCCGACCCCACGCTCGGCAGCACCCGCCCGGCGGCGTACGCCGTCCGCGAGGCGATGCTGACCGCGGTCGGGGCCGAGCCCGGGGACGCCGTGCCCGTTGCCGGCCGTCCCGACGCGGAGGCCGTGGACGCGCTGCGCGTGGAGTACCGCCGGATCCTGCTGCGGCTCGCGTCCCGCGACCTGGCCCACCACGTCGGCATCGACGACGCCGCGGCCGAGATCTCCGACCTCGCGGCCGCCACGCTGGAGGCGGCGCTGGCGATCGCGCGGGCCCGTGTGGGGGAGGCCGCTGCGTCCGCGCGGCTGGCGGTGATCGCCATGGGCAAGTGCGGCGGGCACGAGCTCAACTACATCTCCGACGTCGACGTGGTCTTCGTCTACGAGCCGGCCGCGCTGGAGTCGGGGGAGACGGCCGACGACGGCGTTGCGCTGAGGTCGGCGACGCAGCTCGCCTCTCACCTGATGCGGATCTGCTCCGACCACACCCGCGAGGGCACGATCTGGCCGGTCGACGCCAACCTCCGCCCCGAGGGCAGTCAGGGACCGCTCGTCCGCACGATCGCCAGCCACCGGGGCTACTACGAGAAGTGGGCCAAGACCTGGGAGTTCCAGGCGCTGCTCAAGGCACGTCCCGTCGCCGGCGACCCCGACCTGGGACGGGCGTACGAGGAGGTGATCGAGCCGCTGGTGTGGAGCGCGGCCGAGCGCGACGGCTTCGTGTCCGACGTGCAGGCCATGCGCCGGCGCGTCATCGACCACATCCCCGCCCGGGAGGCCGAGCGCCAGCTCAAGCTCGGTTCCGGGGGCCTGCGCGACGTGGAGTTCGCCGTGCAGCTGCTCCAGCTCGTGCACGGTCGCGCCGACCCGTCGCTGCGCGAGGGCGCCACCCTCAGCGCGCTCGCGCGGCTCACCGACGGCGGCTACGTCGGGCGCGAGGACGGCGAGAAGCTCCATGAGGCCTACGCCTTCCTCCGCACCCTCGAGCACCGCATCCAGCTGCACCAGCTGCGGCGTACGCACGTGCTGCCCGACGACGAGGCGTCCCTGCGCCGCCTGGGCCGCTCGCTCGGCCACTTCTCCGAGCCGGCCGCGCAGCTGGACAAGCAGTGGCGCTACCACCGTCGCGAGGTGCGTCGGCTGCACGAGAAGCTCTTCTACCGCCCGCTCCTCGGCGCGGTCGCCAAGCTGCCCGGGACCGAGGCCAGGCTGTCGCTGCAGGCGGCCGAGGCCCGGCTCGCCGCACTCGGCTACGCCGACCCGAAGGCGGCGCTGCGCCACCTCGAGGCGCTCACCAGCGGCGTCTCGCGCACCTCCGACATCCAGCGCACCCTGCTGCCGGTCCTGCTGGAGTGGTTCGCCGACTCGCCCGACCCCGACGCCGGGCTCTTCGGCTTCCGCCGCATCAGCGAGAGCCTGGGGCGTACGCCGTGGTACCTCACGATGCTGCGCGACGAGGGTGAGGTCGCCCAGCGGCTCGCCTTCCTCCTCGGCACGTCCCGCTACGCCACCGACCTCCTCGAGCGGGAGCCGCGCGGGGTGAAGATGCTGGGGGAGTCCCTGGTCCCGCTGAGCGCCGAGGCGGCGCACGTCGAGATGCAGGCGGTGCTCGAGCGCGCCGACTCCCCGGAGGCCGCGGTCGGCGCCGTGCGCGCCGTACGCCGTCGCGAGCTGCTGCGGATCGCGTGCGGGGAGCTGGTGGCCGGGACCGACGTGGCGCTGGTCGGTCAGGGGCTGAGCCGGCTCACCGACGCCACCCTCCAGGCCACCCTCGACATCGCGACGGAGTCGGTGCGCCGCCAGCGGGGTCTCGACGCCGTCCCGACGCGCATCGCCGTGGTCGCCATGGGCCGCTACGGCGGGTTCGAGCTGTCCTACGGCAGCGACGCCGACGTGATGTTCGTGCACGACCCGGTCGACGGCGCGGAGGCGCAGGTGGCGGCGTCGTTCGCGCAGGCAGTCGTCTCGGAGCTGCGGCGCCTGCTGTCGCTGCCGGCCAGCGACCCGCCGCTCGAGGTCGACCCCGACCTGCGCCCGGAGGGCAAGAACGGCCCGATGGTGCGCACGGTGGAGTCCTACGCCTCCTACTACGCCAAGTGGTCGCACGTGTGGGAGTTCCAGGCGCTGCTGCGCGCCGACGCCGTCGTCGGCGACGAGGACCTGCGCCGACGCTTCACCGAGCTCATCGACCCCATCCGTTTCCCGACCGAGGGCCTCTCGGAGTCCGACGTCATCGAGGTCCGCCGGATCAAGGCGCGCGTCGACGACGAGCGGCTGCCGCGCGGCGCGGACCGCCACACCCACCTCAAGCTCGGCCGTGGCGGGCTCGCCGACGTCGAGTGGACCGTCCAGCTGCTGCAGATGCGCCACGCCGGACGGGTGGAGGGCCTGCGCACGCCGCAGACGTTGACCGCGCTCGAGGCCGCGACGGAGGCCGAGCTCATCTCGGCCGCCGACGCGGAGACGCTGGCCGAGGCCTGGCGCCTGGTGAGCCGGGTGCGCAACGCCGTGACGCTGGTGCGTGGCCGTCCCTCGGACCAGCTGCCGCGCGACGCCCGGGAGCGGGCCGCCGTGGCGCGGGTGCTCGGCTATCCCCCGGACTCGTCCGACCAGATGGTCAACGACTACCTCCGCACCACCCGTCGGGCCCACGCCGTGGTGGAGCGGGTCTTCTGGGAGTGA
- a CDS encoding SatD family protein, with translation MTSVATVIGDLVGSRSSQDRADLHQRLGRALAEVNDELRPVRGLWVTAGDEYQGTFATVAEAVRATLLVRVRLWPAHDVRHGIGWGATSVLDEAGIEDGPGWWAARAAVDAAERAAETPAQRWLRTAYVVAEGAEDGADPGFVNAGLVLRDERVSGLSERSVSVLRGLLLHETQRDLAEALGISASAVSQRVRADGLAAIVAAHDLLAPGGDR, from the coding sequence ATGACTTCCGTCGCCACCGTCATCGGTGACCTCGTCGGCTCGCGTTCCTCGCAGGACCGGGCCGACCTCCACCAGCGCCTGGGCCGCGCGCTCGCGGAGGTCAACGACGAGCTCCGGCCCGTGCGTGGCCTCTGGGTCACCGCCGGCGACGAGTACCAGGGCACCTTCGCCACGGTCGCAGAGGCGGTCCGCGCCACCCTGCTCGTGCGGGTCCGGCTGTGGCCGGCGCACGACGTACGCCACGGCATCGGCTGGGGCGCGACGAGCGTGCTCGACGAGGCGGGCATCGAGGACGGGCCGGGCTGGTGGGCCGCGCGCGCCGCGGTCGACGCCGCCGAGCGCGCTGCCGAGACGCCCGCCCAACGCTGGCTGCGCACGGCGTACGTCGTCGCCGAGGGTGCCGAGGACGGCGCCGACCCGGGATTCGTGAACGCCGGCCTGGTGCTGCGCGACGAGCGGGTCAGCGGCCTGTCGGAGCGGTCGGTGTCGGTGCTGCGTGGTCTGCTGTTGCACGAGACCCAGCGCGACCTCGCGGAAGCCCTGGGGATCAGCGCGTCCGCCGTGTCGCAGCGGGTGCGCGCCGACGGGCTCGCGGCGATCGTCGCGGCCCACGACCTGCTCGCCCCGGGAGGAGACCGATGA
- the cobU gene encoding bifunctional adenosylcobinamide kinase/adenosylcobinamide-phosphate guanylyltransferase, protein MRILVTGGVRSGKSTHAEGLIGDEPATYVAAGPTPDAEADPDWTARVAAHRARRPAAWDTVETQDLADALAQAGHPVLIDCLGTWLTAVIDSAEAWEDDSDGVHDLVLARTDELTAALRGCEQDVVLVTNEVGLGVVPEHRSGRLFRDLLGTVNQRVAAACDEVHLVVAGRVLRL, encoded by the coding sequence ATGCGGATCCTGGTCACCGGCGGAGTCCGGTCGGGCAAGTCGACCCACGCCGAGGGCCTCATCGGCGACGAGCCCGCGACGTACGTCGCCGCCGGGCCGACGCCGGACGCGGAGGCCGACCCCGACTGGACCGCCCGCGTGGCCGCCCACCGGGCGCGCCGCCCCGCCGCGTGGGACACCGTGGAGACGCAGGACCTGGCGGACGCGCTGGCACAGGCCGGTCACCCGGTCCTGATCGACTGCCTCGGCACCTGGTTGACGGCGGTCATCGACTCAGCAGAGGCGTGGGAGGACGACTCCGATGGCGTGCACGACCTCGTGCTGGCGCGCACCGACGAGCTCACCGCGGCGCTGCGCGGGTGCGAGCAGGACGTCGTGCTGGTCACCAACGAGGTCGGCCTCGGCGTCGTGCCCGAGCACCGCTCCGGCCGACTGTTCCGCGACCTGCTCGGCACGGTCAACCAGCGCGTCGCCGCAGCCTGCGACGAGGTGCACCTGGTGGTCGCCGGACGCGTGCTGCGGCTCTGA
- a CDS encoding RNA polymerase subunit sigma-70, with amino-acid sequence MTAVTRLEEYDVNELDAMDEAEFSGVAERHRRELHVHCYRMLGSFEDAEDAVQETYLRAWRRRETFEGRSTVRAWLYRIATNACLDLLEKRRPGPATGGEAHWLQPYPDHLLDELPAIGADEPEALAVARETIELAYVVAVQHLAPRPRAVLILRDVLGWPAKDVADLLGDSVNSVNSALQRARAGMREHLPAERVEWTGAEDDAANRELVRRFTEASVAADIDTIATMLRDVVRFAMPPTQGLIVGRDAVIADWVADGYPGMAGLRAVPTSVNRQPAVGYYIWDAEAGAHVPITVDVLRVSGGRVTEVTIFGRDHFPRLGLPERLEGESA; translated from the coding sequence ATGACTGCGGTGACGCGGCTGGAGGAGTACGACGTGAACGAGCTCGACGCGATGGACGAGGCGGAGTTCTCGGGGGTTGCCGAGCGACACCGGCGCGAGCTGCACGTGCACTGCTACCGGATGCTCGGGTCCTTCGAGGACGCCGAGGACGCGGTGCAGGAGACGTACCTGCGTGCGTGGCGGCGGCGTGAGACCTTCGAGGGGCGCTCGACCGTCCGCGCCTGGCTCTACCGGATCGCCACCAACGCCTGCCTCGACCTGCTCGAGAAGCGCCGCCCCGGGCCGGCCACCGGGGGAGAGGCGCACTGGTTGCAGCCCTACCCCGACCACCTGCTCGACGAGCTGCCTGCCATCGGGGCCGACGAGCCCGAGGCGCTCGCCGTCGCGCGGGAGACCATCGAGCTGGCGTACGTCGTCGCGGTCCAGCACCTCGCGCCGCGACCGCGCGCCGTGCTGATCCTGCGCGACGTGCTCGGCTGGCCGGCGAAGGACGTGGCCGACCTGCTCGGCGACTCGGTCAACTCCGTCAACAGCGCGCTCCAGCGGGCGCGCGCCGGCATGCGGGAGCACCTGCCCGCCGAGCGCGTAGAGTGGACCGGGGCGGAGGACGACGCCGCCAACCGCGAGCTCGTACGCCGCTTCACCGAGGCCAGCGTCGCCGCCGACATCGACACGATCGCCACCATGCTCCGCGACGTCGTCCGCTTCGCGATGCCGCCCACGCAAGGGCTCATCGTGGGGCGGGACGCGGTGATCGCGGACTGGGTGGCGGACGGCTATCCGGGGATGGCCGGGCTGCGTGCGGTCCCCACGTCGGTCAACCGCCAGCCCGCCGTGGGCTACTACATCTGGGACGCGGAGGCCGGCGCCCACGTCCCGATCACGGTCGACGTGCTGCGGGTGAGCGGCGGGCGCGTCACCGAGGTCACGATCTTCGGCCGGGACCACTTCCCGCGCCTCGGGCTGCCGGAGCGACTGGAGGGGGAGTCGGCGTGA
- a CDS encoding DUF6069 family protein yields MRRRLLDVARTGLLASLVAVVATTASAALATALGVELEVPADGETIPLSGIAFVTGVLSLVGVVLAAALRRWSARPRRHFVRTTLVLTVLSLVPPWAVGAAPSTSVTLVVLHLVAAGVVISSLARSLDGVSIRS; encoded by the coding sequence GTGAGGCGCCGACTGCTCGACGTCGCGCGCACCGGTCTGCTCGCATCACTCGTGGCGGTCGTCGCGACGACCGCATCGGCGGCGCTCGCCACGGCCCTCGGCGTCGAGCTGGAGGTGCCGGCCGACGGCGAGACGATCCCGCTGTCGGGGATCGCCTTCGTGACGGGAGTCCTCTCGCTCGTCGGCGTGGTCCTCGCCGCTGCCCTGCGGCGGTGGAGCGCCCGACCCCGTCGACACTTCGTGCGTACGACCCTGGTGCTGACCGTGCTGTCGCTGGTCCCGCCCTGGGCCGTCGGGGCGGCGCCGTCGACGAGCGTCACGCTCGTGGTGCTGCACCTCGTTGCTGCGGGGGTGGTGATCTCGAGCCTGGCTCGGTCTCTTGACGGTGTGTCAATCAGATCTTGA
- a CDS encoding HNH endonuclease signature motif containing protein, with the protein MNHPILVAASDIRSVLKGVAGANPTFMSTSEKAVALRELVAAEAQLVELRLRVLADAGDLADSAGAKDAAGWLAHQTRTRFADARADLALAGVLDRERPALAAGMRDGAVTLAQAHVIRRALDALPVAVDADTVDRAEAHLVGCATEFGPKELGRIGRRVLDVVAPEIAEAAEAARLADLETTAAERTRMTMRRQGDGTTRISALVPDAVATRLATYLEAFANPRAPHDKTGGDGDPFTRLPYPRRMGEAFAQFLETVDPTRLPVHGGDATTVIVTIPLASLRAELATADLIGAGLVPGDDLTGDRITASQARRLACTAKILPTVLDGTSLPVDLGRAKRLFTPAQRKALLIRDRTCRAEGCDTPGTWCDAHHLDPWHTGGPTDLDNAILLCPHHHHRAHDTGYRTDRLPNGDLRFHRRT; encoded by the coding sequence GTGAACCACCCGATCCTTGTTGCTGCCTCCGACATCCGGAGCGTGTTGAAGGGCGTGGCGGGTGCGAACCCGACGTTCATGTCGACCTCGGAGAAGGCGGTCGCTCTGCGTGAGCTGGTCGCTGCCGAGGCGCAGCTGGTCGAGCTGCGGTTGCGGGTCCTGGCCGACGCAGGCGACCTCGCCGACTCCGCCGGCGCGAAGGACGCGGCGGGGTGGCTGGCTCATCAGACCCGTACGCGGTTCGCCGACGCACGCGCCGACCTCGCCCTTGCCGGGGTGCTGGACCGGGAGCGCCCGGCGCTGGCGGCGGGAATGCGCGACGGTGCCGTGACCCTGGCTCAGGCGCACGTGATCCGCCGGGCCCTCGACGCCCTTCCCGTTGCGGTGGACGCGGACACGGTCGACCGTGCCGAAGCGCACCTCGTGGGCTGTGCGACGGAGTTCGGGCCGAAGGAGCTGGGCCGGATCGGGCGCCGGGTCCTCGACGTGGTCGCCCCCGAGATCGCCGAGGCCGCGGAAGCCGCCCGACTCGCCGACCTCGAAACCACCGCCGCGGAGCGGACCCGGATGACGATGCGCCGCCAGGGCGACGGCACCACCCGCATCAGCGCCCTCGTCCCGGACGCGGTCGCGACCCGGCTCGCGACGTACCTCGAAGCGTTCGCCAACCCCCGCGCACCCCACGACAAGACGGGCGGGGACGGCGATCCGTTCACCCGGCTGCCCTACCCCCGCCGGATGGGCGAGGCGTTCGCCCAGTTCCTCGAGACCGTCGACCCGACCCGGCTGCCCGTCCACGGCGGCGACGCGACCACGGTCATCGTGACCATCCCCTTGGCGTCGTTGCGGGCCGAGCTCGCCACCGCCGACCTCATCGGCGCCGGCCTCGTCCCGGGCGATGACCTCACCGGCGACCGCATCACCGCCAGCCAGGCACGCCGGCTCGCGTGCACCGCGAAGATCCTCCCCACCGTCCTCGACGGCACCAGCCTCCCCGTCGACCTCGGCCGAGCGAAGCGACTGTTCACACCCGCACAGCGCAAGGCGCTGCTGATCCGCGACCGCACCTGTCGCGCCGAGGGATGCGACACCCCCGGCACCTGGTGCGACGCCCACCACCTCGACCCCTGGCACACCGGCGGACCCACCGACCTCGACAACGCGATCCTGCTCTGCCCGCACCACCACCACCGCGCCCACGACACCGGCTACCGCACCGACCGCCTCCCCAACGGCGACCTCAGGTTCCACCGGCGGACGTAG